One window from the genome of Antechinus flavipes isolate AdamAnt ecotype Samford, QLD, Australia chromosome X, AdamAnt_v2, whole genome shotgun sequence encodes:
- the ATP1B4 gene encoding protein ATP1B4 isoform X2, with translation MSVGTLTSNAKGRPSLSQDSFVGKQKAGTNSSQENENEGNQLHSEDRDEVEAQATAQWSLAAKMQQVKNYLWDPEKREFLGRSGQSWSLILVFYLIFYAFLAGMFALCMYTMLLTISPYIPTYRDRVSPPGVMIRPYTYSFVFNFNASERSTWVSYVDSLHHFLQAYNDSIQDEKNVNCTPGQYFIQEGAEDKEKKACQFKRSFLGNCSGLDDPTFGYSTGQPCVLLKMNRIVGFHPGNGEPVKVNCHVQKGNKSDLKSMDFYPETGTFDLSYYPYYGKLTHVNYTSPLVAVHFTEVKKNRAVGVECQLKGRNIQNNVTNDRFVGRVVFTLNIGG, from the exons ATGAGCGTGGGGACACTGACCAGTAACGCGAAGGGCCGACCCTCCCTTAGTCAAGACAGTTTTGTAGGAAAACAGAAGGCAGGCACCAACTCTTCTCAA GAGAATGAGAATGAAGGGAACCAGCTTCACTCAGAGGATCGGGACGAGGTGGAGGCCCAGGCCACTGCGCAGTGGAGTTTGGCAGCCAAAATGCAGCAAGTGAAAAATTACCTGTGGGACCCTGAGAAGAGGGAGTTTTTGGGCCGGTCAGGCCAGAGCTGGA GTCTGATTTTGGTCTTCTACCTTATCTTCTATGCCTTCCTGGCCGGGATGTTCGCTCTGTGCATGTACACCATGCTGCTGACCATCAGCCCTTACATCCCAACCTACAGGGATCGAGTGAGCCCCCCCG GAGTTATGATCAGGCCCTACACATACAGCTTTGTCTTCAACTTCAATGCATCTGAACGGAGCACGTGGGTCTCTTATGTGGACAGTTTGCATCACTTCCTTCAGG CGTACAATGACAGCattcaagatgaaaaaaatgtgaactgCACTCCCGGGCAGTATTTCATCCAGGAGGGAGCAgaggacaaagagaagaaagCTTGTCAGTTCAAACGCTCGTTTCTGGGGAACTGCTCGGGCCTCGATGATCCGACGTTTGGCTATTCCACCGGGCAGCCTTGTGTCCTTTTGAAGATGAACCGG aTTGTAGGCTTTCATCCTGGCAATGGAGAACCTGTGAAGGTCAACTGCCATGTTCAG AAAGGCAACAAGAGTGATCTGAAATCCATGGACTTCTATCCAGAGACTGGCACGTTCGACCTGAGTTACTACCCTTACTATGGCAAGCTCACTCAC GTCAACTACACGTCCCCGCTGGTGGCCGTGCACTTCACAGAAGTGAAGAAGAACCGGGCCGTGGGTGTAGAATGCCAGCTGAAGGGCAGAAACATCCAGAACAACGTCACCAACGACCGGTTCGTGGGCCGGGTGGTCTTCACGCTGAATATCGGCGGGTAG
- the ATP1B4 gene encoding protein ATP1B4 isoform X1, translating into MSAYFWGELLPRGLSATGCPGSTAASAASHLLAFRRLSLLAATPLSHQAMERNSKPAGAEDTSLNLPTKPENENEGNQLHSEDRDEVEAQATAQWSLAAKMQQVKNYLWDPEKREFLGRSGQSWSLILVFYLIFYAFLAGMFALCMYTMLLTISPYIPTYRDRVSPPGVMIRPYTYSFVFNFNASERSTWVSYVDSLHHFLQAYNDSIQDEKNVNCTPGQYFIQEGAEDKEKKACQFKRSFLGNCSGLDDPTFGYSTGQPCVLLKMNRIVGFHPGNGEPVKVNCHVQKGNKSDLKSMDFYPETGTFDLSYYPYYGKLTHVNYTSPLVAVHFTEVKKNRAVGVECQLKGRNIQNNVTNDRFVGRVVFTLNIGG; encoded by the exons ATGTCAGCTTATTTCTGGGGAGAGCTCTTGCCAAGAGGGCTCAGTGCCACGGGGTGTCCAGGATCCACAGCGGCCAGTGCCGCCAGTCACCTCCTAGCCTTCCGACGGCTCAGCCTCCTGGCCGCAACCCCTTTGTCCCACCAAGCCATGGAGAGGAACTCCAAGCCTGCAGGGGCTGAGGACACTTCTCTGAATCTGCCCACCAAGCCA GAGAATGAGAATGAAGGGAACCAGCTTCACTCAGAGGATCGGGACGAGGTGGAGGCCCAGGCCACTGCGCAGTGGAGTTTGGCAGCCAAAATGCAGCAAGTGAAAAATTACCTGTGGGACCCTGAGAAGAGGGAGTTTTTGGGCCGGTCAGGCCAGAGCTGGA GTCTGATTTTGGTCTTCTACCTTATCTTCTATGCCTTCCTGGCCGGGATGTTCGCTCTGTGCATGTACACCATGCTGCTGACCATCAGCCCTTACATCCCAACCTACAGGGATCGAGTGAGCCCCCCCG GAGTTATGATCAGGCCCTACACATACAGCTTTGTCTTCAACTTCAATGCATCTGAACGGAGCACGTGGGTCTCTTATGTGGACAGTTTGCATCACTTCCTTCAGG CGTACAATGACAGCattcaagatgaaaaaaatgtgaactgCACTCCCGGGCAGTATTTCATCCAGGAGGGAGCAgaggacaaagagaagaaagCTTGTCAGTTCAAACGCTCGTTTCTGGGGAACTGCTCGGGCCTCGATGATCCGACGTTTGGCTATTCCACCGGGCAGCCTTGTGTCCTTTTGAAGATGAACCGG aTTGTAGGCTTTCATCCTGGCAATGGAGAACCTGTGAAGGTCAACTGCCATGTTCAG AAAGGCAACAAGAGTGATCTGAAATCCATGGACTTCTATCCAGAGACTGGCACGTTCGACCTGAGTTACTACCCTTACTATGGCAAGCTCACTCAC GTCAACTACACGTCCCCGCTGGTGGCCGTGCACTTCACAGAAGTGAAGAAGAACCGGGCCGTGGGTGTAGAATGCCAGCTGAAGGGCAGAAACATCCAGAACAACGTCACCAACGACCGGTTCGTGGGCCGGGTGGTCTTCACGCTGAATATCGGCGGGTAG